One genomic window of Tribolium castaneum strain GA2 chromosome 10, icTriCast1.1, whole genome shotgun sequence includes the following:
- the Orp8 gene encoding oxysterol-binding protein-related protein 8 isoform X1: MGNMSTNAHSIHEVQATTSVSKTPKPDEKRSRTLLNILPKLPSSDSLSNSPGPASPGVSNFIEKSDLNTDRSPETCSKLTRKESYKAQRKNYRKEKKRVTNELLNSLKDPSVVVLADWLKIRGTLKSWTKLWCVLKPGLLLLYKSPKAKSSHWVGTILLNSCKVIERPSKKDGFCFKLYNPLDQSIWAPRGPENETIGAVVQPLPSSYLIFRAPSQASGMCWLDALEISIRNDSALVRSVSNKSASGSTNHETQWNEADYEKHFDLDDVSQPDNGAQLSTGDGEMTDSDSEISAKEEDIDEDPPETPYVPISEEEFGDAGAQVEELAEEHKSLIWYLVKQVRPGMDLSKVVLPTFILEPRSFLDKLTDSYYHVDILSGAVLEDDAFTRMKMVVKWYLSGLYKKPKGLKKPYNPILGETFRCYWLHPNGSKTFYLAEQVSHHPPVSAFYVTNRQDGFSISASILARSKFYGNSTSAILDGTAILTLLPRGEDYTLTVPYAHCKGILMGTLTMELGGKVSIDCEKTGYFTEIEFKLKPFLGGVEQTNCISGRLKLGKETLATIDGYWDGTIYIKDKRTGEQQVFWNSTPQVRRQRLTRYSVPVDHQEEFESERLWQHVSAAILRDDMNAATEEKTLLEEAQRARSKERKAKCEEWVPVHFQQDLKTGQWVYKHSDLRPWDPRNDLYQYEYNYVIQTRTKHPTPMIRTASIISVDPQQGETRSSTLKVTKRKMAPKQVSSDADVNDSATTSEEFHSDSTQSVKKMPLAATNSSIMLAIHDLEQSLQEHGEKISQLQRNINRVLESNMKSRFSPSFIEIIMIVCLLGFFQAVFVYFF; this comes from the exons ATGG gaAACATGTCCACAAATGCACATTCAATTCACGAAGTACAAGCGACAACTTCCGTTTCTAAAACCCCCAAACCGGACGAAAAACGTTCTCGAACTCTGCTAAACATCCTCCCCAAACTCCCTTCAAGTGATTCACTCAGCAATAGCCCTGGACCGGCAAGTCctg GTGTTTCCAACTTCATAGAGAAATCAGATCTAAACACAGACAGG tcTCCTGAAACGTGCTCCAAGCTAACAAGGAAGGAGTCGTATAAGGCACAACGTAAAAACTACCgcaaagaaaagaaaagagttACTAATGAATTACTAAACTCACTTAAAGACCCCTCAGTTGTTGTTTTAGCTGACTGGCTCAAAATCAGAGGGACTTTAAAATCATGGACTAAGCTATGGTGTGTCCTTAAACCTGGATTGTTGCTACTCTACAAGAGCCCCAAAGCCAAA agCAGCCATTGGGTGGGCACAATTTTGCTAAATTCGTGCAAAGTGATTGAAAGACCGAGCAAAAAAGAcggtttttgttttaaactgTATAATCCACTTGACCAATCAATTTGGGCCCCACGTGGTCCTGAAAATGAGACAATTGGGGCCGTTGTTCAACCCCTTCCAAGTTCCTACTTGATCTTTCGAGCCCCCTCACAAGCGTCTGGCATGTGTTGGTTGGATGCGttagaaatttcaataagAAACGATTCGGCTTTAGTCCGCTCAGTTAGTAATAAATCGGCTTCAGGAAGCACAAATCATGAAACTCAATGGAACGAAGCTGATTACGAGAAACATTTTG ATTTAGATGATGTTAGTCAGCCGGATAACGGTGCTCAGCTTAGTACAGGAGACGGGGAAATGACTGATTCCGATTCGGAAATTTCGGCCAAAGAGGAAGATATTGATGAGGATCCACCGGAAACACCGTATGTTCCTATTAGTGAAGAGGAGTTTGGTGAC GCGGGAGCTCAAGTTGAAGAGTTAGCAGAAGAACACAAGTCACTTATTTGGTATCTAGTTAAGCAAGTGAGGCCAGGTATGGACTTAAGTAAAGTAGTATTGCCAACTTTTATCTTGGAGCCGCGTTCGTTTCTTGATAAGTTAACAGATTCGTACTACCATGTTGATATACTATCGGG AGCGGTACTTGAAGACGATGCTTTTACTCGAATGAAAATGGTAGTAAAGTGGTACCTTTCTGGTTTatataaaaaaccaaaaggtTTGAAAAAGCCATATAATCCTATCCTTGGTGAGACGTTTCGGTGCTATTGGTTACACCCCAACGGTTCAAAAACGTTCTACTTAGCTGAACAAGTCTCGCACCATCCTcct GTTTCTGCATTTTACGTTACTAATAGACAAGATGGTTTTTCAATAAGTGCAAGTATCTTGGCACGTTCCAAATTTTACGGGAATTCAACGTCCGCTATATTGGATGGTACCGCAATTTTAACGTTACTACCAAGAGGTGAAGATTATACACTAACCGTACCATATGCCCATTGCAAAGGTATCCTCATGGGCACACTTACAATGGAGTTGGGCGGAAAAGTGTCAATTGACTGTGAAAAGACTGGATATTTTACCGAAATcgaatttaaacttaaa ccTTTTCTGGGTGGAGTTGAACAAACGAATTGTATTTCTGGTCGTTTAAAACTCGGGAAAGAAACACTAGCGACCATTGATGGCTACTGGGATGGTACTATTTACATTAAAGACAAGCGAACAGGTGAACAACAAGTATTTTGGAATTCCACACCACAAGTTCGGAGACAGAGGTTAACAAGGTATAGCGTCCCCGTAGACCATCAGGAGGAATTTGAATCTGAAAGATTGTGGCAACATGTATCTGCGGCTATTTTAAGAGATGACATGAATGCGGCAACTGAGGAAAAAACTCTTCTCGAGGAAGCACAAAGAG CGCGTTCTAAAGAACGGAAAGCGAAATGCGAAGAGTGGGTCCCTGTGCATTTCCAACAAGACTTAAAAACTGGACAGTGGGTTTACAAACATTCAGATTTACGACCGTGGGATCCTCGAAATGATTTATATCAGTATGAGTATAACTACGTCATACAAACAAGGACGAAGCATCCGACTCCCATGATTCGCACTGCTAGTATAATTAGTGTGGATCCGCAACAG ggCGAAACGCGTTCTTCGACTCTAAAAGTAACGAAACGGAAAATGGCGCCAAAGCAAGTCTCGTCTGACGCCGATGTAAATGATAGTGCCACAACTTCGGAAGAATTTCATTCCGATTCCACCCAGTCTGTGAAAAAAATGCCACTAGCTGCAACAAATTCTAG TATTATGTTGGCAATCCATGACCTCGAGCAAAGTCTCCAAGAACATGGAGAAAAAATAAGTCAGTTGCAGCGGAACATAAACCGCGTATTGGAATCAAACATGAAGTCTCGTTTTAGTCCTAGTTTCATTGAGATTATAATGATTGTGTGTTTGTTGGGCTTTTTTCAAGCTGTCTTTGTGTATTTCTTTTAG
- the Orp8 gene encoding oxysterol-binding protein-related protein 8 isoform X2: MSTNAHSIHEVQATTSVSKTPKPDEKRSRTLLNILPKLPSSDSLSNSPGPASPGVSNFIEKSDLNTDRSPETCSKLTRKESYKAQRKNYRKEKKRVTNELLNSLKDPSVVVLADWLKIRGTLKSWTKLWCVLKPGLLLLYKSPKAKSSHWVGTILLNSCKVIERPSKKDGFCFKLYNPLDQSIWAPRGPENETIGAVVQPLPSSYLIFRAPSQASGMCWLDALEISIRNDSALVRSVSNKSASGSTNHETQWNEADYEKHFDLDDVSQPDNGAQLSTGDGEMTDSDSEISAKEEDIDEDPPETPYVPISEEEFGDAGAQVEELAEEHKSLIWYLVKQVRPGMDLSKVVLPTFILEPRSFLDKLTDSYYHVDILSGAVLEDDAFTRMKMVVKWYLSGLYKKPKGLKKPYNPILGETFRCYWLHPNGSKTFYLAEQVSHHPPVSAFYVTNRQDGFSISASILARSKFYGNSTSAILDGTAILTLLPRGEDYTLTVPYAHCKGILMGTLTMELGGKVSIDCEKTGYFTEIEFKLKPFLGGVEQTNCISGRLKLGKETLATIDGYWDGTIYIKDKRTGEQQVFWNSTPQVRRQRLTRYSVPVDHQEEFESERLWQHVSAAILRDDMNAATEEKTLLEEAQRARSKERKAKCEEWVPVHFQQDLKTGQWVYKHSDLRPWDPRNDLYQYEYNYVIQTRTKHPTPMIRTASIISVDPQQGETRSSTLKVTKRKMAPKQVSSDADVNDSATTSEEFHSDSTQSVKKMPLAATNSSIMLAIHDLEQSLQEHGEKISQLQRNINRVLESNMKSRFSPSFIEIIMIVCLLGFFQAVFVYFF, from the exons ATGTCCACAAATGCACATTCAATTCACGAAGTACAAGCGACAACTTCCGTTTCTAAAACCCCCAAACCGGACGAAAAACGTTCTCGAACTCTGCTAAACATCCTCCCCAAACTCCCTTCAAGTGATTCACTCAGCAATAGCCCTGGACCGGCAAGTCctg GTGTTTCCAACTTCATAGAGAAATCAGATCTAAACACAGACAGG tcTCCTGAAACGTGCTCCAAGCTAACAAGGAAGGAGTCGTATAAGGCACAACGTAAAAACTACCgcaaagaaaagaaaagagttACTAATGAATTACTAAACTCACTTAAAGACCCCTCAGTTGTTGTTTTAGCTGACTGGCTCAAAATCAGAGGGACTTTAAAATCATGGACTAAGCTATGGTGTGTCCTTAAACCTGGATTGTTGCTACTCTACAAGAGCCCCAAAGCCAAA agCAGCCATTGGGTGGGCACAATTTTGCTAAATTCGTGCAAAGTGATTGAAAGACCGAGCAAAAAAGAcggtttttgttttaaactgTATAATCCACTTGACCAATCAATTTGGGCCCCACGTGGTCCTGAAAATGAGACAATTGGGGCCGTTGTTCAACCCCTTCCAAGTTCCTACTTGATCTTTCGAGCCCCCTCACAAGCGTCTGGCATGTGTTGGTTGGATGCGttagaaatttcaataagAAACGATTCGGCTTTAGTCCGCTCAGTTAGTAATAAATCGGCTTCAGGAAGCACAAATCATGAAACTCAATGGAACGAAGCTGATTACGAGAAACATTTTG ATTTAGATGATGTTAGTCAGCCGGATAACGGTGCTCAGCTTAGTACAGGAGACGGGGAAATGACTGATTCCGATTCGGAAATTTCGGCCAAAGAGGAAGATATTGATGAGGATCCACCGGAAACACCGTATGTTCCTATTAGTGAAGAGGAGTTTGGTGAC GCGGGAGCTCAAGTTGAAGAGTTAGCAGAAGAACACAAGTCACTTATTTGGTATCTAGTTAAGCAAGTGAGGCCAGGTATGGACTTAAGTAAAGTAGTATTGCCAACTTTTATCTTGGAGCCGCGTTCGTTTCTTGATAAGTTAACAGATTCGTACTACCATGTTGATATACTATCGGG AGCGGTACTTGAAGACGATGCTTTTACTCGAATGAAAATGGTAGTAAAGTGGTACCTTTCTGGTTTatataaaaaaccaaaaggtTTGAAAAAGCCATATAATCCTATCCTTGGTGAGACGTTTCGGTGCTATTGGTTACACCCCAACGGTTCAAAAACGTTCTACTTAGCTGAACAAGTCTCGCACCATCCTcct GTTTCTGCATTTTACGTTACTAATAGACAAGATGGTTTTTCAATAAGTGCAAGTATCTTGGCACGTTCCAAATTTTACGGGAATTCAACGTCCGCTATATTGGATGGTACCGCAATTTTAACGTTACTACCAAGAGGTGAAGATTATACACTAACCGTACCATATGCCCATTGCAAAGGTATCCTCATGGGCACACTTACAATGGAGTTGGGCGGAAAAGTGTCAATTGACTGTGAAAAGACTGGATATTTTACCGAAATcgaatttaaacttaaa ccTTTTCTGGGTGGAGTTGAACAAACGAATTGTATTTCTGGTCGTTTAAAACTCGGGAAAGAAACACTAGCGACCATTGATGGCTACTGGGATGGTACTATTTACATTAAAGACAAGCGAACAGGTGAACAACAAGTATTTTGGAATTCCACACCACAAGTTCGGAGACAGAGGTTAACAAGGTATAGCGTCCCCGTAGACCATCAGGAGGAATTTGAATCTGAAAGATTGTGGCAACATGTATCTGCGGCTATTTTAAGAGATGACATGAATGCGGCAACTGAGGAAAAAACTCTTCTCGAGGAAGCACAAAGAG CGCGTTCTAAAGAACGGAAAGCGAAATGCGAAGAGTGGGTCCCTGTGCATTTCCAACAAGACTTAAAAACTGGACAGTGGGTTTACAAACATTCAGATTTACGACCGTGGGATCCTCGAAATGATTTATATCAGTATGAGTATAACTACGTCATACAAACAAGGACGAAGCATCCGACTCCCATGATTCGCACTGCTAGTATAATTAGTGTGGATCCGCAACAG ggCGAAACGCGTTCTTCGACTCTAAAAGTAACGAAACGGAAAATGGCGCCAAAGCAAGTCTCGTCTGACGCCGATGTAAATGATAGTGCCACAACTTCGGAAGAATTTCATTCCGATTCCACCCAGTCTGTGAAAAAAATGCCACTAGCTGCAACAAATTCTAG TATTATGTTGGCAATCCATGACCTCGAGCAAAGTCTCCAAGAACATGGAGAAAAAATAAGTCAGTTGCAGCGGAACATAAACCGCGTATTGGAATCAAACATGAAGTCTCGTTTTAGTCCTAGTTTCATTGAGATTATAATGATTGTGTGTTTGTTGGGCTTTTTTCAAGCTGTCTTTGTGTATTTCTTTTAG